Genomic window (Primulina eburnea isolate SZY01 chromosome 8, ASM2296580v1, whole genome shotgun sequence):
TAATCCATGGATAGCTGGTGAGATCCTCAAGATCCCTCTACCGTCAAGTCTTTGTTTTGACACGAGATTCTGGTtatttgatgaaaaagggaaatatTCGGTACGTAATGGATATCGCCTACAACAAGGACTATTTGCTCAACCGGAACACCAATCGGTCCACATGTTGCAATCTTGGTGGACATTCCTGTGGGGTCTCTCTCTTCCGCCAAAGGTGCGTATTTTCTGGTGGCATATTTCATATGATATTATACCAACAAATCTCAATCTCCAAAGGCATCATGTTCCGACTTCTGGCGCATGTGTGCTTTGCTTCAATACACAAGACACAACGTGCCACTCTTTATTTTTTTGCTACACATCTAAGGCAATTTGGATAAAGTCTGATCTCTATCATGTCATCCGTTTGGGAAAAATGAGCAACACTATTAATTTTTGTTTGTTGATGAGGGAAAAACTATCAAAGGCCGAGTTTGAAAAGTTTGCTATTCAAACTTGGGCAATCTGGAAAGAAAGACAGAATCTGATCCATGATGATAGCAGAACCAGGATGGCAGGGGACGTCTCTTGGAGCTTATCCTTTCTTACAGACTTTCAGAAAACTAAGGCTATTGATCAACAGGTGGTTTCTGCTCATAGTGTAAGGGATGACAGGAGATGGAGGGCACCAGATGCAGGTACTTTTAAACTCAATGTTGATGCTTGTGTTAATGATAATTCCAGTCAATACAGCATAGCGGGTGTCCTTCGAGATTGTCAAGGGAGAT
Coding sequences:
- the LOC140839238 gene encoding uncharacterized protein, which encodes MDIAYNKDYLLNRNTNRSTCCNLGGHSCGVSLFRQREKLSKAEFEKFAIQTWAIWKERQNLIHDDSRTRMAGDVSWSLSFLTDFQKTKAIDQQVVSAHSVRDDRRWRAPDAGTFKLNVDACVNDNSSQYSIAGVLRDCQGRLLLAFGKQISHPLSVAHGELLAIREGVKLVYEKNFRDVLVVSDSVLAVQAVNAVQDDLGYVGACASDINVLVQAPFISGIVYEPRLSNIVAHNLAKFSLSSPSSFVWLNGDFPHWLVEFVMNDLS